One genomic window of Saccharomyces cerevisiae S288C chromosome XII, complete sequence includes the following:
- the BUD8 gene encoding Bud8p (Protein involved in bud-site selection; diploid mutants display a unipolar budding pattern instead of the wild-type bipolar pattern, and bud at the proximal pole; BUD8 has a paralog, BUD9, that arose from the whole genome duplication) produces the protein MIQSDEDNLDSSETTASTSYSGTSSVSSRLQLRTSLFFENLNGAHGNPDAETEMATVAYETTSRGQGFAVYINNERFSQIMGASTSSSSSSNSSSITQFHDTQDNNIPSNTTVRPTSLRRDNEDTVPLRNVTPSQNAAVRPERAVNSPSSQRLSCALTISTSVLMGEDVEGSPIEQEHSRVVSSLYSSLANRGNDESKNGTPPRPTSIEPNETTEHSFFSYHYDDTLEPDVEEAVRLTKNKTSNVNFISSTGSKGEGETEDEVIDQYEPVNESKFIPHKLKIPEKAGSIKSSTSDDSHSPGAPGTSARKIKIPQSPSLIGNILIPSHNSDSSNESSPKDHIGHNNEEKFSSKSTRKPSTSLEEEGPPIGLPSIPVLRSVSGPSKWTKTPLRLESGNSTKSDPFSRYEGHKTPSPLTKMNKKKNKTLPEHGQPLVLAPIKSQSSESDTGQNSIIEKPARSIRRKQQEKTDNRKEDRHDAENIDLEARMPIQHIDTASIHSFDSGQNGFRDVYSIENIIVILLCCSIVPPLFFIIGCSSRRKLVSDYRLMRLLMNKEHRAALLQGFIWDVDLRWFRMFCLILGAAETVIVMAGIAIGFGVGITRE, from the coding sequence ATGATACAATCAGACGAAGATAATTTGGACTCTTCTGAAACGACAGCATCAACTTCATATAGTGGTACTTCCTCTGTATCATCCAGACTACAACTAAGAACATCCttgttttttgaaaatcttAATGGAGCACATGGGAACCCCGATGCGGAGACAGAGATGGCTACTGTTGCCTATGAAACCACAAGTAGAGGTCAAGGATTTGCTGTATACATCAACAATGAAAGGTTTTCTCAAATAATGGGAGCATCCACAAGCTCTAGCTCTAGTAGCAACTCGTCCTCTATTACACAATTTCACGATACCCaagataataatatacCAAGCAACACTACTGTAAGGCCAACTTCACTTCGACGAGACAACGAGGATACCGTACCGTTAAGGAACGTAACTCCTTCACAAAACGCGGCGGTACGGCCAGAAAGAGCAGTGAATTCACCATCTTCGCAGAGATTAAGTTGCGCACTGACAATATCAACTTCAGTTCTTATGGGAGAAGATGTTGAAGGAAGCCCTATAGAGCAAGAGCATAGTAGGGTCGTATCTTCATTATACTCATCTTTGGCGAATCGCGGGAACGACGAGTCAAAGAATGGAACACCTCCACGTCCTACCTCAATTGAACCTAATGAAACAACGGAACACTCATTTTTCTCATACCATTACGATGACACCTTAGAACCAGATGTTGAAGAGGCAGTGAGGCTAACGAAGAATAAAACTTCTAATGTTAATTTTATAAGCTCAACTGGCAGTAAAGGTGAAGGCGAGACCGAGGATGAAGTCATAGATCAATACGAACCTGTGAATGAATCAAAATTTATACCGCACAAACTAAAAATTCCAGAGAAGGCTGGATCAATAAAGTCGTCGACAAGTGATGATTCGCATTCGCCAGGTGCGCCAGGTACGTCGGCAAGGAAGATTAAAATTCCTCAGAGTCCATCGTTAATTGGTAACATATTGATTCCTTCACACAATAGTGACAGTAGTAACGAAAGTTCTCCTAAAGACCATATAGGGcataataatgaagaaaaattcagtTCAAAATCTACGCGCAAGCCCTCCACATCcctagaagaagaaggtcCACCAATTGGACTACCTTCAATTCCCGTATTAAGAAGTGTGTCCGGACCAAGCAAATGGACGAAGACACCTTTACGCTTAGAATCTGGAAATTCAACTAAGTCTGATCCATTTTCACGCTATGAAGGACACAAGACGCCCTCTCCATTGACCAAGatgaacaagaagaaaaataaaacgtTGCCAGAACATGGACAACCCCTCGTGCTAGCTCCAATTAAATCTCAAAGCTCGGAGTCAGACACGGGACAGAACTCCATTATAGAAAAGCCAGCTCGAAGCATACGACGAAagcaacaagaaaaaactgaTAATAGGAAAGAAGACAGGCACGATGCTGAAAATATAGACCTGGAGGCGAGAATGCCAATTCAACATATCGATACCGCTTCCATTCATTCGTTTGATTCAGGTCAAAATGGATTCAGGGACGTTTACAGCATCGAAAACATCATTGTGATCCTCCTATGTTGTAGTATAGTGCCgccattattttttattattggcTGCAGCTCAAGAAGGAAATTAGTTTCAGACTATAGATTAATGAGGTTGCTTATGAATAAAGAACACCGAGCGGCTTTGCTGCAAGGATTCATATGGGACGTTGATTTAAGGTGGTTCCGGATGTTTTGTCTGATCTTAGGGGCTGCCGAAACAGTGATTGTGATGGCCGGTATTGCTATTGGATTTGGTGTGGGTATAACACGTGAATAA
- the TAL1 gene encoding sedoheptulose-7-phosphate:D-glyceraldehyde-3-phosphate transaldolase TAL1 (Transaldolase, enzyme in the non-oxidative pentose phosphate pathway; converts sedoheptulose 7-phosphate and glyceraldehyde 3-phosphate to erythrose 4-phosphate and fructose 6-phosphate; TAL1 has a paralog, NQM1, that arose from the whole genome duplication), translating into MSEPAQKKQKVANNSLEQLKASGTVVVADTGDFGSIAKFQPQDSTTNPSLILAAAKQPTYAKLIDVAVEYGKKHGKTTEEQVENAVDRLLVEFGKEILKIVPGRVSTEVDARLSFDTQATIEKARHIIKLFEQEGVSKERVLIKIASTWEGIQAAKELEEKDGIHCNLTLLFSFVQAVACAEAQVTLISPFVGRILDWYKSSTGKDYKGEADPGVISVKKIYNYYKKYGYKTIVMGASFRSTDEIKNLAGVDYLTISPALLDKLMNSTEPFPRVLDPVSAKKEAGDKISYISDESKFRFDLNEDAMATEKLSEGIRKFSADIVTLFDLIEKKVTA; encoded by the coding sequence ATGTCTGAACCAGctcaaaagaaacaaaaggTTGCTAACAACTCTCTAGAACAATTGAAAGCCTCCGGCACTGTCGTTGTTGCCGACACTGGTGATTTCGGCTCTATTGCCAAGTTTCAACCTCAAGACTCCACAACTAACCCATCATTGATCTTGGCTGCTGCCAAGCAACCAACTTACGCCAAGTTGATCGATGTTGCCGTGGAATACGGTAAGAAGCATGGTAAGACCACCGAAGAACAAGTCGAAAATGCTGTGGACAGATTGTTAGTCGAATTCGGTAAGGAGATCTTAAAGATTGTTCCAGGCAGAGTCTCCACCGAAGTTGATGCTAGATTGTCTTTTGACACTCAAGCTACCATTGAAAAGGCTAGACATATCATTAAATTGTTTGAACAAGAAGGTGTCTCCAAGGAAAGAGTCCTTATTAAAATTGCTTCCACTTGGGAAGGTATTCAAGCTGCCaaagaattggaagaaaaggacGGTATCCACTGTAATTTGACTCTATTATTCTCCTTCGTTCAAGCAGTTGCCTGTGCCGAGGCCCAAGTTACTTTGATTTCCCCATTTGTTGGTAGAATTCTAGACTGGTACAAATCCAGCACTGGTAAAGATTACAAGGGTGAAGCCGACCCAGGTGTTATTTCCGTCAAGAAAATCTACAACTACTACAAGAAGTACGGTTACAAGACTATTGTTATGGGTGCTTCTTTCAGAAGCACTGACgaaatcaaaaacttgGCTGGTGTTGACTATCTAACAATTTCTCCAGCTTTATTGGACAAGTTGATGAACAGTACTGAACCTTTCCCAAGAGTTTTGGACCCTGTCTCCGCTAAGAAGGAAGCCGGCGACAAGATTTCTTACATCAGCGACGAATCTAAATTCAGATTCGACTTGAATGAAGACGCTATGGCCACTGAAAAATTGTCCGAAGGTATCAGAAAATTCTCTGCCGATATTGTTACTCTATTCGACTTgattgaaaagaaagttacCGCTTAA
- the ILV5 gene encoding ketol-acid reductoisomerase (Acetohydroxyacid reductoisomerase and mtDNA binding protein; involved in branched-chain amino acid biosynthesis and maintenance of wild-type mitochondrial DNA; found in mitochondrial nucleoids) yields MLRTQAARLICNSRVITAKRTFALATRAAAYSRPAARFVKPMITTRGLKQINFGGTVETVYERADWPREKLLDYFKNDTFALIGYGSQGYGQGLNLRDNGLNVIIGVRKDGASWKAAIEDGWVPGKNLFTVEDAIKRGSYVMNLLSDAAQSETWPAIKPLLTKGKTLYFSHGFSPVFKDLTHVEPPKDLDVILVAPKGSGRTVRSLFKEGRGINSSYAVWNDVTGKAHEKAQALAVAIGSGYVYQTTFEREVNSDLYGERGCLMGGIHGMFLAQYDVLRENGHSPSEAFNETVEEATQSLYPLIGKYGMDYMYDACSTTARRGALDWYPIFKNALKPVFQDLYESTKNGTETKRSLEFNSQPDYREKLEKELDTIRNMEIWKVGKEVRKLRPENQ; encoded by the coding sequence atgTTGAGAACTCAAGCCGCCAGATTGATCTGCAACTCCCGTGTCATCACTGCTAAGAGAACCTTTGCTTTGGCCACCCGTGCTGCTGCTTACAGCAGACCAGCTGCCCGTTTCGTTAAGCCAATGATCACTACCCGTGGTTTGAAGCAAATCAACTTCGGTGGTACTGTTGAAACCGTCTACGAAAGAGCTGACTGGCCAAGAGAAAAGTTGTTGGACTACTTCAAGAACGACACTTTTGCTTTGATCGGTTACGGTTCCCAAGGTTACGGTCAAGGTTTGAACTTGAGAGACAACGGTTTGAACGTTATCATTGGTGTCCGTAAAGATGGTGCTTCTTGGAAGGCTGCCATCGAAGACGGTTGGGTTCCAGGCAAGAACTTGTTCACTGTTGAAGATGCTATCAAGAGAGGTAGTTACGTTATGAACTTGTTGTCCGATGCCGCTCAATCAGAAACCTGGCCTGCTATCAAGCCATTGTTGACCAAGGGTAAGACTTTGTACTTCTCCCACGGTTTCTCCCCAGTCTTCAAGGACTTGACTCACGTTGAACCACCAAAGGACTTAGATGTTATCTTGGTTGCTCCAAAGGGTTCCGGTAGAACTGTCAGATCTTTGTTCAAGGAAGGTCGTGGTATTAACTCTTCTTACGCCGTCTGGAACGATGTCACCGGTAAGGCTCACGAAAAGGCCCAAGCTTTGGCCGTTGCCATTGGTTCCGGTTACGTTTACCAAACCACTTTCGAAAGAGAAGTCAACTCTGACTTGTACGGTGAAAGAGGTTGTTTAATGGGTGGTATCCACGGTATGTTCTTGGCTCAATACGACGTCTTGAGAGAAAACGGTCACTCCCCATCTGAAGCTTTCAACGAAACCGTCGAAGAAGCTACCCAATCTCTATACCCATTGATCGGTAAGTACGGTATGGATTACATGTACGATGCTTGTTCCACCACCGCCAGAAGAGGTGCTTTGGACTGGTACCCAATCTTCAAGAATGCTTTGAAGCCTGTTTTCCAAGACTTGTACGAATCTACCAAGAACGGTACCGAAACCAAGAGATCTTTGGAATTCAACTCTCAACCTGACTACAGAGAAAAGCTAGAAAAGGAATTAGACACCATCAGAAACATGGAAATCTGGAAGGTTGGTAAGGAAGTCAGAAAGTTGAGACCAGAAAACCAataa
- the ATG33 gene encoding Atg33p (Mitochondrial mitophagy-specific protein; required primarily for mitophagy induced at post-log phase; not required for other types of selective autophagy or macroautophagy; conserved within fungi, but not in higher eukaryotes; ATG33 has a paralog, SCM4, that arose from the whole genome duplication) — MSVCLAITKGIAVSSIGLYSGLLASASLITSTTPLEVLTGSLTPTLTTLKNAATALGAFASTFFCVSFFGAPPSLRHPYLLYGMLVAPLSSFVLGCASNYQSRKYSKVSKESSLFPEDSKLAASELSDSIIDLGEDNHASENTPRDGKPAATTVSKPAEALHTGPPIHTKNLIAATAIAIVGFVQAVIGVYGEGQFI; from the coding sequence aTGTCTGTTTGTTTAGCCATCACAAAAGGTATCGCAGTTTCTTCTATAGGCCTCTACTCTGGTCTTTTGGCTTCCGCTTCATTGATTACATCTACTACTCCACTAGAGGTTTTAACAGGATCCCTTACTCCCACTTTAAccactttgaaaaatgcgGCCACCGCCTTGGGAGCGTTTGCGTCAACTTTCTTTTGTGTGAGCTTTTTCGGCGCTCCTCCCTCATTGAGACACCCCTACTTACTCTATGGTATGCTTGTAGCTCCattatcttcatttgtTCTAGGATGTGCCTCCAACTATCAGTCTAGAAAGTACAGTAAAGTCTCTAAGgaatcttctttatttccCGAAGACAGCAAACTCGCTGCTTCCGAACTGAGCGATTCTATTATTGATTTAGGTGAAGACAACCATGCTTCAGAAAATACACCTCGAGACGGGAAGCCTGCAGCAACCACAGTATCAAAGCCGGCAGAGGCATTGCACACCGGTCCCCCAATCCATACTAAAAATCTAATTGCAGCAACTGCTATTGCTATTGTTGGCTTTGTACAAGCCGTTATTGGCGTTTATGGGGAAGGACAATTTATCTAG
- the RSC2 gene encoding Rsc2p (Component of the RSC chromatin remodeling complex; required for expression of mid-late sporulation-specific genes; involved in telomere maintenance; RSC2 has a paralog, RSC1, that arose from the whole genome duplication) — protein sequence MMPDDNSNSSTQNSSALYKDLRKEYESLFTLKEDSGLEISPIFNVLPPKKDYPDYYAVIKNPVSFNTLKKRIPHYTDAQQFMNDVVQIPWNAKTYNTRDSGIYKYALVLEKYLKDTIYPNLKEKYPQLVYPDLGPLPDEPGYEEFQQKLREKAEEVARANAARAESSSSMNSTEAARRLRKTRTSVKRESEPGTDTNNDEDYEATDMDIDNPKDADFPDLIRKPLININPYTRKPLRDNRSTTPSHSGTPQPLGPRHRQVSRTQVKRGRPPIIDLPYIQRMKNVMKVLKKEVLDSGIGLTDLFERLPDRHRDANYYIMIANPISLQDINKKVKTRRYKTFQEFQNDFNLMLTNFRISHRGDPESIKISNILEKTFTSLARFELSKPDRSFIPEGELRYPLDEVIVNNISYHVGDWALLRNQNDPQKPIVGQIFRLWKTPDGKQWLNACWYYRPEQTVHRVDRLFYKNEVMKTGQYRDHLVSNLVGKCYVIHFTRYQRGNPDMKLEGPLFVCEFRYNESDKIFNKIRTWKACLPEEIRDLDEATIPVNGRKFFKYPSPIRHLLPANATPHDRVPEPTMGSPDAPPLVGAVYMRPKMQRDDLGEYATSDDCPRYIIRPNDSPEEGQVDIETGTITTNTPTANALPKTGYSSSKLSSLRYNRSSMSLENQNAIGQQQIPLSRVGSPGAGGPLTVQGLKQHQLQRLQQQQHQYQQQKRSQASRYNIPTIIDDLTSQASRGNLGNIMIDAASSFVLPISITKNVDVLQRTDLHSQTKRSGREEMFPWKKTKGEILWFRGPSVIVNERIINSGDPHLSLPLNRWFTTNKKRKLEYEEVEETMEDVTGKDKDDDGLEPDVENEKESLPGPFVLGLRPSAKFTAHRLSMLRPPSSSS from the coding sequence ATGATGCCTGATGACAATTCAAACTCGTCCACTCAAAACTCAAGCGCATTATACAAGGACCTGAGGAAAGAATATGAATCTCTTTTCACTTTAAAGGAAGATTCTGGGTTAGAGATTTCACCAATATTCAATGTCCTTCCACCTAAAAAGGATTATCCTGACTACTACGCAGTGATCAAGAACCCTGTATCTTTCAATACTTTAAAAAAGCGTATTCCACATTATACAGATGCTCAACAGTTTATGAACGATGTTGTCCAGATTCCATGGAATGCCAAGACTTACAATACAAGAGATTCAGGAATTTATAAATACGCCTTAGTCCTTgagaaatatttaaagGACACAATCTATCcaaatttaaaagaaaaatatccTCAATTAGTGTATCCTGATTTGGGTCCTCTACCCGATGAACCAGGTTATGAAGAGTTTCAACAGAAATTAAGAGAAAAAGCTGAGGAAGTAGCGAGAGCTAATGCAGCCAGAGCCGAGTCGAGCTCTTCAATGAATTCAACAGAAGCAGCCAGAAGATTAAGAAAGACTCGTACTTCCGTCAAAAGAGAATCAGAACCAGGAACCGATACAAATAATGATGAGGACTATGAGGCGACGGATATGGATATCGATAACCCTAAGGATGCTGATTTTCCTGATTTGATAAGAAAGCCACTAATAAATATTAATCCATATACTCGGAAACCATTAAGAGACAACAGGTCCACTACTCCATCTCACTCAGGCACCCCTCAGCCGTTAGGCCCAAGGCATAGACAGGTATCCAGAACTCAGGTAAAGCGTGGGAGACCCCCAATCATCGACTTACCGTATATtcaaagaatgaaaaatgttATGAAAGtactaaaaaaagaggTGCTAGATAGTGGAATTGGTCTAACTGatctttttgaaagattgcCCGATAGACACAGAGATGCAAATTACTACATCATGATTGCTAATCCAATTAGTCTTCAAGacataaataaaaaggtAAAGACTCGTCGTTATAAAACGTTCCAGGAGTTCCAGAATGATTTTAATCTTATGTTAACCAACTTTAGAATTTCGCACAGAGGTGATCCTGAAAGcataaaaatttcaaatatcttAGAAAAGACCTTTACTAGTCTGGCAAGATTCGAACTATCCAAACCTGATAGAAGTTTCATTCCAGAAGGCGAGCTAAGATACCCTCTAGATGAAGTCATTGTAAATAATATATCATACCACGTGGGAGATTGGGCACTTCTTCGAAATCAAAATGATCCTCAAAAACCTATAGTGGGCCAAATATTCAGGCTATGGAAGACACCAGATGGGAAACAATGGTTAAACGCTTGTTGGTATTACAGACCCGAACAAACTGTGCATAGAGTGGATAGATTGTTTTACAAAAACGAAGTTATGAAAACAGGTCAGTACCGTGATCATTTAGTGTCAAACTTAGTTGGGAAATGCTATGTGATTCACTTTACTAGATATCAACGTGGTAATCCCGATATGAAATTGGAGGGTCCCTTGTTCGTTTGCGAATTCCGTTATAATGAATCcgataaaatttttaacAAGATTAGAACCTGGAAGGCTTGCTTACCAGAGGAAATTCGTGATTTGGACGAAGCTACCATTCCGGTAAATGGTAGAaagttcttcaaatatCCTTCCCCCATAAGACATCTACTACCAGCTAATGCAACGCCGCATGATCGCGTTCCTGAACCAACGATGGGATCCCCGGACGCGCCACCATTGGTCGGTGCCGTTTATATGAGACCTAAAATGCAGCGTGACGATTTGGGGGAATATGCAACCTCTGATGACTGTCCCAGGTATATTATCAGACCCAACGATTCTCCCGAAGAGGGACAAGTGGATATAGAAACAGGTACGATCACCACAAACACGCCAACAGCAAATGCTCTTCCTAAAACAGGATACTCAAGTAGTAAACTATCCAGTTTAAGATATAACAGGTCATCTATGTCTTTAGAAAACCAAAATGCTATTGGCCAGCAACAAATACCACTGTCAAGAGTTGGTTCCCCTGGCGCGGGAGGCCCGCTTACTGTACAAGGTTTAAAGCAACACCAATTGCAAAGGTtacaacagcagcaacatCAATACCAACAACAGAAAAGATCCCAAGCATCACGTTATAATATCCCAACAATAATCGATGATTTAACATCGCAGGCATCAAGAGGTAATTTGGGTAATATAATGATCGATGCAGCCTCCTCGTTTGTCTTACCTATCTCTATAACCAAAAACGTAGATGTTTTGCAGCGTACTGATCTGCACAGCCAAACCAAGAGATCTGGAAGAGAAGAGATGTTTCcatggaaaaaaacaaagggTGAAATATTATGGTTCAGAGGACCTAGTGTGATAGTAAATGAACGAATAATAAATTCAGGTGACCCACACCTAAGCCTGCCACTGAATAGGTGGTTTACCActaacaagaaaagaaaactagAATACgaagaagttgaagaaaCCATGGAAGATGTGACTGGAAAGGacaaagatgatgatggcTTAGAACCGGATgttgaaaatgagaaagaGTCCTTGCCAGGCCCATTTGTCCTTGGATTAAGACCCTCGGCTAAGTTCACGGCGCACAGACTCTCTATGCTGCGGCCTCCTTCGTCGTCTTCATGA
- a CDS encoding uncharacterized protein (hypothetical protein; expressed at both mRNA and protein levels; partially overlaps ORF RSC2/YLR357W) has translation MRNGKILCCHCFYNKGDHEDDEGGRSIESLCAVNLAEGLNPRTNGPGKDSFSFSTSGSKPSSSLSFPVTSSMVSSTSSYSSFLFLLVVNHLFSGRLRCGSPEFIIRSFTITLGPLNHNISPFVFFHGNISSLPDLLVWLCRSVRCKTSTFLVIEIGKTNEEAASIIILPKLPLDACDVKSSIIVGIL, from the coding sequence ATGCGCAATGGGAAGATATTATGCTGCCATTGCTTTTACAATAAAGGTGATCATGAAGACGACGAAGGAGGCCGCAGCATAGAGAGTCTGTGCGCCGTGAACTTAGCCGAGGGTCTTAATCCAAGGACAAATGGGCCTGGCAAGGACtctttctcattttcaacATCCGGTTCTAAgccatcatcatctttgtCCTTTCCAGTCACATCTTCCATGGtttcttcaacttcttcGTATTctagttttcttttcttgttagTGGTAAACCACCTATTCAGTGGCAGGCTTAGGTGTGGGTCACCTGAATTTATTATTCGTTCATTTACTATCACACTAGGTCCTCTGAACCATAATATTTCAccctttgtttttttccatgGAAACATCTCTTCTCTTCCAGATCTCTTGGTTTGGCTGTGCAGATCAGTACGCTGCAAAACATCTACGTTTTTGGTTATAGAGATAGGTAAGACAAACGAGGAGGCTGCATCGATCATTATATTACCCAAATTACCTCTTGATGCCTGCGATGTTAAATCATCGATTATTGTTGGGATATTATAA
- the ADE13 gene encoding adenylosuccinase ADE13 (Adenylosuccinate lyase; catalyzes two steps in the 'de novo' purine nucleotide biosynthetic pathway; expression is repressed by adenine and activated by Bas1p and Pho2p; mutations in human ortholog ADSL cause adenylosuccinase deficiency; human ADSL can complement yeast ADE13 null mutant) has product MPDYDNYTTPLSSRYASKEMSATFSLRNRFSTWRKLWLNLAIAEKELGLTVVTDEAIEQMRKHVEITDDEIAKASAQEAIVRHDVMAHVHTFGETCPAAAGIIHLGATSCFVTDNADLIFIRDAYDIIIPKLVNVINRLAKFAMEYKDLPVLGWTHFQPAQLTTLGKRATLWIQELLWDLRNFERARNDIGLRGVKGTTGTQASFLALFHGNHDKVEALDERVTELLGFDKVYPVTGQTYSRKIDIDVLAPLSSFAATAHKMATDIRLLANLKEVEEPFEKSQIGSSAMAYKRNPMRCERVCSLARHLGSLFSDAVQTASVQWFERTLDDSAIRRISLPSAFLTADILLSTLLNISSGLVVYPKVIERRIKGELPFMATENIIMAMVEKNASRQEVHERIRVLSHQAAAVVKEEGGENDLIERVKRDEFFKPIWEELDSLLEPSTFVGRAPQQVEKFVQKDVNNALQPFQKYLNDEQVKLNV; this is encoded by the coding sequence ATGCCTGACTATGACAATTACACTACGCCATTGTCTTCTAGATATGCCTCCAAGGAAATGTCAGCAACGTTTTCTTTgagaaacagattttccACATGGAGAAAACTATGGTTAAATTTGGCTATTGCTGAGAAGGAATTGGGCTTAACTGTTGTTACAGATGAAGCAATTGAGCAAATGCGCAAACACGTCGAAatcactgatgatgaaatcGCAAAAGCTTCTGCTCAAGAAGCCATTGTAAGACATGATGTTATGGCACATGTTCATACATTTGGTGAAACTTGTCCGGCTGCTGCGGGTATCATTCACTTAGGTGCTACTTCCTGTTTCGTTACAGACAATGCTGATCTAATCTTTATTAGGGACGCCTACGATATTATTATTCCAAAACTTGTTAACGTCATCAACAGATTGGCTAAGTTTGCTATGGAATACAAGGATTTGCCTGTATTGGGTTGGACTCACTTTCAACCAGCACAATTAACGACCTTGGGTAAGAGAGCTACTTTATGGATACAAGAGCTATTGTGGGATTTGAGAAACTTTGAAAGAGCTAGAAACGATATCGGTCTACGTGGTGTTAAGGGTACTACTGGTACTCAGGCATCATTCTTGGCCTTATTCCATGGTAATCATGATAAAGTTGAAGCCCTTGACGAAAGAGTAACTGAATTATTAGGTTTCGATAAGGTATATCCAGTCACTGGTCAAACCTactcaagaaaaattgacaTTGACGTGTTGGCTCCTTTGTCTTCTTTTGCTGCTACTGCACACAAAATGGCTACTGACATAAGATTATTAGCCAACCTGAAGGAAGTTGAGGAACCTTTTGAGAAATCACAAATCGGATCCTCTGCTATGGCTTACAAGAGAAACCCAATGCGTTGTGAGAGAGTGTGCTCCTTGGCTAGACACTTAGGTTCCTTGTTTAGTGACGCCGTTCAAACTGCATCCGTTCAATGGTTCGAAAGAACTCTGGATGATTCTGCTATTAGAAGAATTTCTTTACCAAGTGCATTTTTAACCGCAGATATTCTATTATCTACTTTGTTGAACATCTCATCCGGTTTAGTTGTGTATCCAAAGGTTATCGAAAGGAGAATTAAGGGTGAACTACCTTTTATGGCTActgaaaatatcatcatGGCTATGGTAGAAAAGAATGCCTCCAGACAAGAAGTACATGAGCGTATTAGAGTGCTCTCTCATCAAGCCGCAGCAGTAGTCAAGGAAGAAGGTGGGGAAAATGATTTAATTGAACGAGTAAAGAGggatgaatttttcaagccTATCTGGGAAGAATTAGATTCTTTACTGGAACCATCCACTTTTGTTGGTAGAGCTCCACAACAAGTTGAGaaatttgttcaaaaagACGTTAACAATGCTTTACAACCTTTCCAAAAGTACCTAAACGATGAACAAGTCAAGTTAAATGTTTAG